The Mercenaria mercenaria strain notata chromosome 10, MADL_Memer_1, whole genome shotgun sequence genome contains a region encoding:
- the LOC123560661 gene encoding ubiquinone biosynthesis O-methyltransferase-like, which yields MAEEDYKVWLEAVCRPGVCLEESQKAYRDWASTYDEDAEKYKYDINSIKIASILKDYFQEGERGNVRILDVGAGTGLVAKQLKKYGFEHIDALEPSEDMLNEARKNNLYENYFVEFISGTPSSLPANSYDVLTGGGIYATEAHVPAEAILEMIRLVKPGGVIILVGSYTYIRTSKNYDDLEPLMGRLEVEGKWKKLIHEIWTAESAGSTTVERITCCYRVI from the exons ATGGCAGAAGAGGATTATAAAGTTTGGTTGGAAGCAGTTTGTAGACCAGGTGTGTGCTTAGAGGAGTCACAGAAAGCGTATAGAGACTGGGCTAGCACTTACGATGAG GATGCTGAAAAATACAAGTATGACATTAACAGTATTAAAATAGCTTCAATTCTTAAAGATTATTTCCAAGAAGGTGAGCGAGGAAACGTTCGAATTCTTGATGTCGGTGCAGGTACTGGACTGGTTGCGAAACAG CTTAAGAAGTATGGTTTTGAACACATAGACGCCCTTGAACCATCGGAAGACATGTTAAATGAGGCAAGAAAAAACAACCTTTATGAAAACTACTTTGTCGAGTTTATATCCGGAACACCATCAAGTTTACCTGCCA ATTCCTATGATGTTCTCACAGGAGGTGGAATCTACGCAACAGAAGCACACGTGCCCGCTGAAGCTATTCTTGAAATGATAAGGCTTGTAAAACCGG GAGGTGTTATAATTTTAGTGGGCAGCTATACCTATATCCGGACAAGTAAGAATTATGATGATCTTGAGCCACTAATGGGAAGACTGGAAGTTGAGGGCAAATGGAAGAAATTAATACATGAGATATGGACAGCTGAATCAGCTGGCAGTACAACAGTGGAGAGAATAACTTGTTGTTACAGAGTGATCTGA